A DNA window from Brassica napus cultivar Da-Ae chromosome C1, Da-Ae, whole genome shotgun sequence contains the following coding sequences:
- the LOC111212701 gene encoding GATA transcription factor 3-like yields MELWTEARALKASLRGEAIKHQVIVSEELSRTSSAEDFSVECFLDFSEEVQEEEELVYISSSQEEQEQDCCNTSSQPCIFDQLPSLPDGDVEELEWVSRVVDDCSSQEVSLLFTQTHKTRPSFSSRVPVKPRTKRPRNSLAGDRVWPLVSTNQHAAGEQQWRKKKKQEPVIVFQRRCSHCGTNTTPQWRTGPVGPKTLCNACGVRFKSGRLCPEYRPADSPTFSNEIHSNLHRKVLELRKSKELVEEETGEAITKSDQVKFGSQSGREDLGKM; encoded by the exons atGGAGCTGTGGACAGAAGCTAGAGCCCTGAAGGCTAGTCTAAGAGGAGAAGCTATCAAACATCAAGTGATTGTGTCTGAGGAACTAAGCAGAACTTCTTCTGCTGAAGATTTCTCCGTCGAGTGTTTCCTCGATTTCTCAGAAGaagttcaagaagaagaagaacttgtctatatttcttcttcacaagaagaacaagaacaagattGTTGTAACACTAGTTCACAGCCTTGCATTTTTGATCAACTTCCTTCTTTGCCG gatgGAGATGTTGAAGAGCTTGAATGGGTATCTCGTGTTGTTGATGATTGTTCATCACAAGAAGTCTCACTTCTCTTCACACAAACCCACAAAACCAGACCAAGCTTCTCGTCTCGAGTTCCGGTTAAACCAAGAACCAAACGGCCTCGGAACAGCTTAGCCGGAGACAGGGTCTGGCCACTCGTTTCAACCAACCAACATGCAGCAGGAGAGCAGcagtggaggaagaagaagaaacaagaaccGGTCATTGTGTTTCAACGAAGATGCAGCCATTGTGGGACAAACACCACACCTCAGTGGAGAACCGGTCCGGTCGGTCCAAAAACCTTATGTAACGCATGTGGAGTTCGGTTCAAGTCCGGTAGGCTATGTCCGGAATACAGACCGGCGGATAGTCCGACGTTCTCTAATGAGATTCACTCAAATCTTCATAGGAAGGTTCTTGAATTGAGAAAGAGTAAAGAGTTGGTTGAAGAAGAAACAGGTGAAGCTATTACTAAATCAGACCAAGTCAAATTTGGCAGCCAAAGTGGTAGAGAAGACTTAGGTAAAATGTAA
- the LOC111212694 gene encoding squalene synthase 1-like, translating into MGSLGTLLRYPDDIYPLLKMKRAIERAEKQIPPEPHWGFCYSMLHKVSRSFSLVIQQLRPELRNAVCVFYLVLRALDTVEDDTSIPTDEKLPILIAFHRHIYDTDWHYSCGTNEYKVLMDQFHHVSAAFLELDKGYQEAIEEITKRMGAGMAKFICQEVETVDDYDEYCHYVAGLVGLGLSKLFLASGSEVLTPDWDHISNSMGLFLQKTNIIRDYLEDINEIPESRMFWPRKIWGKYADKLEDLKYEENSTKAVNCLNEMVTNALTHIEDCLKYMAALRDPSIFRFCAIPQIMAIGTLALCYNNVQLFRGVVKLRRGLTAKVIDRTKTMADVYGAFYDFSCMLKTKVDKNDPNASNTLNRLEAMQKVCRDTGVLQKRKSYVNDEGQSNVYIVMLVILLAIVFAYLRAN; encoded by the exons ATGGGGAGCTTGGGGACGTTACTGAGGTATCCGGATGATATATACCCGCTCCTGAAGATGAAGCGAGCGATCGAGAGAGCGGAGAAGCAGATCCCGCCTGAGCCACACTGGGGCTTCTGCTACTCAATGCTCCACAAGGTTTCTCGCAGCTTCTCTCTCGTTATCCAGCAGCTACGTCCCGAGCTTCGTAACGCT GTGTGCGTGTTCTACTTGGTTCTTCGAGCTCTTGATACTGTCG AGGATGACACAAGTATACCAACGGATGAAAAGCTGCCCATCCTGATTGCTTTCCACCGTCACATATACGATACTGACTGGCACTATTCAT gtGGTACGAATGAGTACAAGGTTTTGATGGACCAATTTCACCATGTTTCTGCAGCATTTTTGGAACTTGATAAAGG GTATCAAGAGGCTATCGAGGAAATAACCAAAAGAATGGGTGCGGGAATGGCCAAGTTTATCTGCCAGGAG GTAGAAACTGTTGATGACTACGATGAGTACTGCCACTATGTTGCTGGGCTTGTGGGTTTAGGTCTGTCTAAACTCTTCCTCGCTTCAGGATCAGAAGTTCTGACTCCAGATTGGGATCATATTTCCAATTCAATGGGTTTATTTCTTCAG aaaacaaacattattagaGATTATCTTGAGGACATCAATGAGATACCAGAGTCCCGCATGTTTTGGCCTCGTAAGATTTGGGGCAAATATGCTGACAAGCTAGAG GACTTAAAATACGAGGAGAATTCGACGAAAGCAGTGAACTGCTTGAATGAAATGGTCACCAATGCCTTGACGCATATTGAAGATTGCTTGAAGTACATGGCTGCGTTGCGTGATCCTTCTATATTTCGGTTCTGTGCCATTCCCCAG ATCATGGCGATTGGAACACTTGCATTATGCTACAACAATGTACAATTATTTAGAGGAGTCGTAAAGCTGAGGCGAG GTCTAACTGCTAAAGTAATTGATCGCACAAAGACAATGGCTGATGTCTATGGTGCTTTCTATGATTTTTCTTGCATGCTTAAAACAAAG GTCGACAAGAACGATCCAAATGCCAGTAACACGCTAAACCGACTTGAAGCCATGCAGAAAGTCTGCAGAGACACTGGAGTCCTTCAAAAGAG AAAATCTTATGTTAATGACGAAGGACAATCCAATGTCTAT ATTGTAATGCTTGTGATTCTACTGGCCATAGTCTTTGCATATCTCAGAGCAAACTGA
- the LOC111212695 gene encoding SH3 domain-containing protein 2 translates to MDAIRKQASRLREQVARQQQAVFKQFGGGGHGSGLSDNAELHQHQKLEKLYISTRAAKHYQRDIVRGVEGYIVTGSKQVEIGTKLSEDSRKYGSENTCTNGNVLTRAALSYGRARAQMEKERGNMLKALGTQVAEPLRAMVMGAPLEDARHLAQRYDRIRQEAEAQATEVARRQAKARESQGHPDILTKLESAEAKLQDLKANMTTLGKEAASALSSVEDQQQKLTLERLISMVEFERAYHQRVLQILDQLEGEMVSERQRIEAPTTPSSNADNMPPPPSYEEANGVFASHMHDTSTDSMGYFLGEVLFPYHGVTDVELSLTAGEYVVVRKVTGNGWAEGECKGKAGWFPYEYIERRERVLASKVSEVF, encoded by the exons ATGGATGCGATACGGAAACAAGCGAGCAGGCTTAGGGAACAAGTCGCGAGACAGCAGCAG GCTGTGTTCAAGCAATTTGGAGGAGGAGGACATGGCTCTGGTTTATCCGATAATGCCGAGCTTCATCAGCATCAGAAGCTAGAGAAGCTTTACATATCCACCCGTGCTGCCAAG CATTACCAAAGAGATATTGTTCGTGGGGTGGAAGGTTATATAGTCACCGGATCCAAACAAGTTGAAATAG GGACGAAACTGTCTGAGGATAGCAGGAAATATGGTTCAGAAAACACATGTACAAATGGTAACGTCTTGACTAGGGCGGCACTCAGCTATGGCCGTGCTCGTGCACAGATGGAGAAAGAGCGTGGGAATATGTTGAAGGCTCTTGGTACACAG GTTGCTGAGCCATTAAGGGCAATGGTCATGGGAGCTCCATTGGAGGATGCTAGACATCTTGCTCAACGTTATGACAGAATTCGCCAAGAAGCTGAAGCTCAG GCGACAGAAGTTGCCAGACGCCAAGCGAAGGCGAGGGAGTCACAAGGCCATCCTGACATCTTGACGAAACTGGAATCTGCAGAAGCGAAACTTCAAGACCTAAAAGCAAATATGACAACATTGGGGAAGGAAGCCGCTTCTGCTTTATCTTCCGTTGAGGATCAACAACAAAAATTGACTCTTGAACGACTTATATCAATG GTTGAATTTGAACGTGCCTACCATCAAAGAGTCCTCCAAATACTTGATCAGCTCGAAGGAGAG ATGGTATCTGAGAGGCAACGTATTGAAGCCCCCACTACTCCCTCCTCAAATGCAGACAATATGCCGCCACCTCCATCATATGAAGAAGCGAATGGAGTGTTTGCATCTCACATGCACGACACATCAACAGATAGCATGGGTTACTTCTTAGGAGAG GTCTTATTCCCATATCACGGTGTGACAGATGTCGAGCTGAGCTTAACAGCTGGTGAATACGTTGTTGTTAGAAAG GTTACAGGCAACGGATGGGCAGAAGGTGAATGCAAAGGCAAAGCCGGTTGGTTCCCTTATGAGTACATCGAAAGAAGGGAACGAGTTCTTGCTAGCAAAGTCTCTGAAGTCTTTTGA
- the LOC111212696 gene encoding 40S ribosomal protein S3a-2: MAVGKNKRISKGRKGGKKKIVDPFSKKDWYDIKAPSNFKQRNVGKTLVSRTQGTKIASEGLKHRVFEVSLADLQGDEDHSYRKIRLRAEDVQGRNVLTQFWGMDFTTDKLRSLVKKWQTLIEAHVDVKTTDSYTLRLFCIGFTKRRANQVKRTCYAQSSQIRQIRRKMSEIMVKEASSCDLKELVAKFIPEAIGRDIEKAVQSIYPLQNVFIRKVKILKAPKFDLGKLMEVHGDYTAEDVGVKVDRPADEATAEEPTEIIGA, translated from the exons ATGGCTGTCGG GAAGAACAAGAGGATCTCCAAGGGTCGTAAAGGAggcaagaagaagat TGTTGATCCTTTCTCCAAGAAGGATTGGTATGACATCAAGGCCCCCTCTAACTTCAAACAGAGAAATGTTGGCAAGACTCTTGTTTCTAGGACTCAGGGTACCAAG ATTGCCTCTGAGGGGTTGAAACATAGAGTTTTTGAGGTTTCACTTGCTGATCTCCAAGGTGATGAGGATCACTCTTACAGGAAGATCCGTCTCAGAGCTGAGGATGTCCAGGGCAGGAATGTCTTGACCCAGTTCTGG GGTATGGACTTCACAACCGACAAGCTGAGGTCGTTGGTGAAGAAGTGGCAGACGTTGATTGAAGCCCATGTCGATGTGAAGACCACTGACAGCTACACGTTGAGGTTGTTCTGCATTGGTTTCACCAAGAGGCGTGCTAACCAGGTCAAGCGTACTTGTTATGCTCAATCCAGCCAAATCCGCCAG ATTCGCAGGAAGATGAGTGAAATCATGGTGAAGGAGGCTTCGTCTTGTGACCTTAAGGAGCTTGTGGCCAAGTTCATCCCTGAGGCCATTGGGAGAGATATTGAGAAGGCCGTTCAAAGCATCTACCCGTTGCAGAACGTTTTCATCCGTAAAGTTAAGATCTTAAAGGCTCCCAAGTTTGACCTTGGAAAGCTCATGGAG GTGCATGGAGACTACACAGCAGAGGATGTTGGTGTGAAGGTAGACAGGCCAGCTGATGAGGCAACGGCTGAAGAGCCAACTGAAATCATCGGAGCTTAG
- the LOC111212693 gene encoding inactive squalene synthase 2, whose amino-acid sequence MGSLSTILRHPDEIYPLLKLKLAIIKAQNQIPLDDPHLALCYSLLQKVSRSFSLVIQQLGTELRDAVCVFYLILRALDTVEDDTSIPMEIKVPILLAFHRHIYDRDWHFICGTEEYKVLMDQFHHVSAAFLELEKGYQEAIEDITKRMGAGMAKFISREVETVDEYDEYCHYAAGLVGLGLSKLLLASGLEVLTPDWKQISNSTGLFLQKTNIIKDYLEDINEIPKPRMFWPREIWGKYVDKLEDLKNEENSTKAVQCLNEMVTNALIHVEVCLKSMAGLRDPAIFKSCSIPQIVAMGTLALCYNNVQVFRGVVKLRRGLIAKVIDRTKTMDDVYGAFYDFSCMLKTKVDKNDPNAIKTLKRLEAIEKVCRENGDLHKRKSYVNNETQSKALLFLMLVPLLAILVLAYLKHTHINASDRLFNLVNSRS is encoded by the exons ATGGGAAGCTTGAGTACAATTCTGAGACACCCTGATGAGATATATCCACTCTTAAAGTTGAAACTTGCTATTATAAAAGCTCAGAATCAGATCCCTCTTGATGATCCACACTTGGCTCTCTGCTACTCATTGCTCCAAAAAGTTTCTAGAAGCTTCTCTCTTGTTATTCAACAACTAGGCACCGAGCTTCGTGACGCC gTGTGTGTGTTCTACTTGATTCTCCGTGCTCTTGATACTGTTG AGGATGACACAAGCATACCAATGGAGATCAAGGTTCCTATTTTGTTAGCTTTCCACCGTCATATATACGATCGTGACTGGCATTTTATAT GTGGTACAGAGGAGTACAAGGTTCTAATGGACCAGTTTCACCATGTTTCTGCAGCTTTTCTGGAACTTGAAAAAGG GTATCAAGAAGCTATTGAAGATATAACTAAAAGAATGGGTGCAGGAATGGCCAAATTTATTTCCAGGGAG GTAGAAACGGTTGATGAGTATGATGAATACTGCCATTATGCTGCTGGACTAGTGGGTTTAGGTTTGTCAAAACTCTTGCTTGCTTCAGGATTAGAAGTACTGACTCCAGACTGGAAGCAGATTTCCAATTCTACCGGCTTATTTCTCCAA AAAACAAACATCATCAAAGATTACCTTGAAGACATTAATGAGATACCAAAGCCGCGCATGTTTTGGCCTCGTGAGATTTGGGGAAAATATGTTGACAAGCTCGAG GACTTAAAAAATGAGGAGAACTCAACAAAAGCAGTACAGTGCTTGAATGAAATGGTCACTAATGCATTGATTCATGTTGAAGTTTGCTTGAAATCCATGGCTGGATTGCGTGATCCTGCAATATTTAAGTCTTGTTCTATCCCTCAG attgTGGCGATGGGAACACTTGCATTATGCTATAACAATGTACAGGTATTTAGAGGGGTCGTGAAACTCAGGCGAg GTCTAATTGCCAAAGTGATTGATCGCACAAAGACAATGGATGATGTCTATGGTGCATTTTATGATTTTTCTTGCATGCTAAAAACAAAG GTGGACAAGAACGATCCAAATGCCATAAAAACACTTAAACGACTGGAAGCCATTGAGAAAGTCTGCAGAGAAAATGGAGATCTTCACAAGAG AAAATCTTATGTTAACAACGAAACACAATCAAAGGCTCTCTTG TTTTTAATGCTTGTTCCTCTACTGGCCATACTAGTTTTAGCGTAtctaaaacacacacatattAACGCAAGTGACCGACTCTTTAACTTAGTCAACTCGAGATCCTGA
- the LOC111212697 gene encoding uncharacterized protein LOC111212697 — translation MANRSRVITISPLVLNHDDDLELDLDLWEVVNPSDGEYSDDSFSVDSLSDDDVISLDDDASFVISPPPQTLPVTDDDGELPADLVLDGDDVVSDQVDDKHLRWAQRRMVLLRGGSTYSFGITLGDYANRGVCYDDGGGDSDHVADDGEYYDDSYDLDEELVPRSVCKKLGRQRMRKLGKRAIAKVLTSKTSPYGCVRGKHGGLGLKFKC, via the coding sequence ATGGCGAATCGATCCAGGGTTATCACCATTTCTCCTCTCGTTCTCAACCACGATGACGATCTCGAACTCGATCTCGATCTCTGGGAAGTTGTTAACCCCTCCGACGGCGAGTACTCCGACGATTCCTTCTCCGTCGACAGTCTTTCCGACGACGACGTCATATCTCTCGACGACGACGCTTCCTTTGTCATCTCTCCGCCGCCTCAGACTCTCCCTGTGACTGACGATGATGGCGAACTCCCCGCGGATCTGGTTCTCGACGGTGACGATGTCGTTAGCGATCAAGTCGACGATAAGCATCTCCGATGGGCTCAGCGGCGGATGGTGCTGCTCCGCGGAGGCTCCACCTATTCATTCGGTATTACGCTGGGAGATTACGCTAATCGCGGTGTCTGTTACGATGACGGCGGCGGCGACAGCGATCACGTTGCTGACGACGGCGAGTACTACGACGATTCGTATGATCTCGACGAGGAGCTGGTGCCGCGTAGCGTGTGTAAGAAGCTGGGGAGGCAGAGGATGAGGAAACTCGGGAAACGAGCGATCGCGAAGGTCTTGACCTCGAAGACGTCTCCGTATGGTTGCGTTCGCGGTAAGCATGGTGGTCTCGGCCTCAAGTTCAAGTGCTGA